TATTATTGAAATATTGTTACTTAAAATAGCGATCAATTAAACAAAACAAAAAACAGATTGGTTTTATTTCTAATTTTCAAAACCAAAAAAGCAACTAAAATTAGTTTTTAATAACCTATGTAATTAAAACCATTCTATTTATTTAATATTAGGAGGCTAGCTGTGAGAAAACTTCAAAAAGCTATTTCTGTAATTATACTAGTAACTTTGCTACTTTCTTCATCGCTTTTAGCACAAACTAAGATTGTTGCACCTAAAAACCCCTATAAAATTTCTGATGATGTTAAATTAGGTCAAGAAGCAGCTAGCGAAGCAGAACGTAAATTGCCAATAATCCGTGACCGGCAATTAGAAAGCTATCTAGTTAATGTTGGTCAACGACTAGTTGAAGCCATTCCCCCACAATACCAACAAAATGAATTTCGTTACTCTTTTAAGCTAGTGGATGCAAAGGAAATAAATGCTTTTGCTTTGCCTGGGGGATTTACTTATGTAAATCGTGGTTTAATTGAAGTGGCTAAAACAGAGGGCGAGCTAGCAGGAGTAATGGCACATGAAATTAGCCATGTTGCACTACGTCATGGAACAGCACAGGCAGCTAAAGCACAAAAATATGCTATTGGAGCAACAGCAGGTCAAATCTTAGGAGCAATCGTTGGTGGTGGGCTAGGTAGTGTTATTGCTGGTGGTAGCCAATTAGGTATTGGTGCTTATTTCTTAAAATTTAGCCGTGAATATGAAACCCAATCTGACTTACTTGGTGCGCAAATTATGGCACAGGCTGGTTATGACCCAAGGGATTTAGGAAATATGTTTCGCACTATTGAAAAAGCTTCTGGCGGCAAAGGTGGGCCAGAATGGTTAAGTAGCCACCCAAACCCAGGTAATCGTTATGAAGCTATTAATCGTGAGGCTGAACTCTTAAATGTACGCAAGTCTAACCGTAGTGACCAGGAATTTAGCCGTGTTCAAGCACGATTAAGAGAATTACCAAATGCAACGCCTAGAGATAATAAAAATGATAATGCTGGTAATAATACTGGTAATAATACTGGTAATAACCGTCCAACTTCAGGTGGCACTATAAATAGTCGTGTAGCTTTACCTTCAACACGCTATAAAAGTTATAGTGATAGGTCTTTTGAATTTAAGGTTCCAGAAAATTGGCGAGAGCTAAAAGACCAAAACAGCGTAACTTTTGCTCCAGAAGGTGCTTATGGTGAAGTATCCCAACGCTTTATCTTTACCCATGGAGTTTTAGCAGGTATAACACGTACTAATGGAGAAGTAAATTTTAAGCAAGCTAGCAGTGAGTTTATCCAAGCATTACAACAAAATAATCCAAATTTACGACAACAAGGACAACTACAACGCACTACAGTAAATGGGCGCAGAGGTTTTATTGCTAACTTCACTAATGTTTCAGATGTTACTGGAAAGACCGAAAGTGTAACGATTATTACTGCTCGACTTAATAACGGCGATATGTTTTATTTAATCCCTGTTTCACCTCAAGCAGAATCACGAAATTATCAAAGAGCTTTTCAACAAATAATCTCGTCTATTCAGCTTTCTGATTAATTACTTAAAAAGTAGCTCAAGACTTTGAGCTACTTTTTTAATAATCTTTTTAATTTATGAATAAACAAAAAAAATCTAACAAAACCATTAAAAGCAATAAAAAGCAACAAAGTAAAGCATCTACAACTAGCAAAAAAATTGTTGATGATTTTTTAGGGAAATTTATCAAAATTCCTCCAGGTGAATTTTCTATGGGAACTGAAAACGGTCATTTAGATGAAAAACCTGTCCATAAAGTAATAATCTCTAAAGCTTTTGAAATTTGTGCTACAGAAGTTACACAAGCACAATGGCAAATGATTATGGACAATAACCCTAGCTCATTTAAGGGTGCTAAGTTACCTGTAGAAAATGTTTCTTGGGAAGAAACACAGCAATTTATTGAGTTAATCAATATGCTTAGTCCAACCTACATTTACCGTCTACCTACAGAAGCAGAATGGGAATATGCTGCTAAAGCAGGTAGTAATGAGGATTATGCAGGAGAGCTTGAAAGGCTAGCTTGGTATGAAGCTAATTCTGGTGGAAAAACCCATCCTGTAGGTAGAAAACAGCCTAATGCATGGGGTCTTTATGACGTGCATGGCAATGTTCAGGAATGGTGCCAGGATTGGTATGATAGTTATTCTGGTGAAACAGTAACAGATCCTACAGGCCCTAAAAGTGGCTCAGAAAAGGTTATTAAAGGTGGTGGCTGGCATAGTTTAGCTGCTTCCTGTCGTTGTGCTAGTCGAGTAATTGGATTACCAATAAATCATTACTTTTATGTAGGTTTGCGCCTGGTAAGAACTCCTAAAGAACCTAATTAAAAGTAATAATTTGTAGTTGTTAGAAAAATGTCCTACCAATAAGAAAAGTTTTATCTAACTTGGTTATAATAGTTTATCTAGTTATAATAAACTCCTCTTCTAAAACTTTTCTAGCTGGAGGCAACTACAATTTTATGAATCAATTAGTTAAAGCTTTACTTTTAGCAAGTGGCGGTGTGTTAGCTTACACTTTAGTAAAAAAATACAATACCCCTAGCTTACCAGATTATTATCATAATAAAGCAGCGATTGTTACAGGTGGAGCAAATGGTATTGGTAAAGCTATTGTCTCTCAACTAATTGGCCTAGGGGCCCAAGTCCTAGCAGTTGATTATAACCAAGAAGCTTTAGAAATCTTACAAACAGAACTTCCCACAGTAGAAATTTTAGCTATAGATTTAACAGAAGAAGACGCACCAGAACAAATTTTAGATTATGCCCGTGATTTATTTGGCAATATAGATATTTTATTTAACAATGCTGGCATTATTGTTTTAGGGCCTTTTTGGGATATGTCCTCAACACAAATTCAGCGTCTAATAGATGTTAATTTAGTCGCCCAAATTCGTATGACCCGCACTTTTTTAGATTACTTCTTAGCTCATCGTTCTGGAGTTATTGCTTATACTGGTTCATTAAGTGCGCATGTTTATTCACCTTCTCATAGTGTTTATACTGGAACTAAAGGAGGATTAAATAATTTTGTAGCAGCCCTTAGACGCGAACTACCTATTAATAGCGGAGTACAGCTAACAATTATTCATCCTAATGTAACGGTTACTAATTTAGCAGATAGCAAGCTTTTTGATACAGTAAAACATTTTATTAGCCTAGAAAGTGCTGATGAAGTAGCTTCAGCATTATTAAATGGAATTGTTAGCAGAAAGAAAGAAGTTTATGTTCGCATTAGAGATGAAGCTTATAAATGGATTGAACGCCTTGCACCAGATTATGTTGATGAAAGATTTCGTCAACTCTTAGCCATTGACCCAACTAGAAAAAAATCTGCTCAATTAAAACTTTTGGCAAATGAAACTGAATAATCAAAATTTGGTGAGAATATGCAAGAAATACAAATAGGTACAACTTTGGGCCGCTATACAATTAAATCCCAACTTGGCCGGGGTGGTATGGCTATAGTCTACAGTGCAAGCATAACGAATATTACTATATTGCAATGGAATTAATCCCTGGCCAAACTCTAAGAGAAAAGTTAAATGAAGCTAAATTAGATCCTTATGAAGTGATAGATATTGCTTCTCAAACGGCTGAGGGCTTAGGGGCAGCGCATAATTTAGGTATTATCCATAGAGATGTTAAGCCAGAAAATTTAATGATTCGCCCAGATGGTTATGTTAAGGTGCTAGATTTTGGACTAGCTAAAATTTGTCCAGGTAGCCTTATTGATGAAGCAAAGGGAAAAAGCACACTTGGACGTGTAGGACAACTTAACACCCAAAGAATAATGCAAGGCACAGTTGCTTATATGTCCCCTGAACAAGTTCGAGGTGAAGATGTTGATGTAAGAAGCGATTTATTTTCACTAGGCATTGTTATTTATGAAATGCTAACTGGGCAACTGCCTTTTGAAGCTAAAACCTTAGCAGATAAAATGTTAGCAATTCTTAGACATGAAGTAATCCCACCTAGTCATATTAACAAGGCTTTAACACCAGAATTTGATGTTTTTATTGCTAAAGCTTTGGCTAAACGTAAAGAAGATCGTTTTCAAAATGCTTTAGCCCTGGCTAGAGCATTACGCTTAATTGAACCAGGAAAAAGTACTAATGCTAATACAACTTGGTCACTAGTCCAACCTATAGGCCAACATGCTCAAACCGTTGCAGCAGCAGTAGAAAATATAGAGGAAGATTTTGCAGCTAATCAAGGCTTTGTAGGTCGCGCTAAAGAGCTAGAGCAATTTCAAAACCGCTTTCAACTTGCCTTAAAAGGTAAACCACAGTTAGTTTTAGTTACTGGCGAGTCTGGAATGGGAAAAAGTGTTTTAGTTAGTCAATTTCATACTCAAATTAAAAATAATGCAGCTTTTCTTTCTGGCCGTTTTTATGAAAATATTTGTGGACTGCCATTTGTTACTTTTTTAGATGCTCTTAGCGATTTTTGGACTAGTTCTCTTTTAGATAATCCTACAAATTTATTAGGTAATATCTTTGCTGAACGAACTGAACAAATAGAAGAAGCCTTAAAAAAGCGTGATACCGTTCGTGCTTCTTATATGTTGCTACAAATGCAAGGCGGGGCTGAACAAGCAATGCGAAGTTTTGAAGCTATACGCCGTTGCCTTAAAGCTTTAGCATCACATAAACCTATAGTATTTTTTCTAGATAATTTACAATGGGCTGATGATGCTAGTTTGCTAGCTTTTGCTTATTTGGCTAAAACCCTAGCTAATGTACCTATTTTACTTGTTGCTACAATTCGCACAGGAGAATTAATTGAAGGTAGCACCTTAAAAACCTGGGCCCAACAACTACATCAAAGAGAAAATGTACAAGTTTGTCATTTAATACCTTTTAACCTTCAAGAAGTAGGACATTTTGTTTCTCGACTCTGCCCAGGAATAGAAAATACAGATGAACTAGCAAACGCACTTTATCAAGAAACAGATGGAAATCCTTATTTTGTTAAGGAAATGGTAATGCTTTGGCTAGAAAATGGCACTTTATCTAAACAAAAAAATGGGCAATGGAAATTTTCTGATTTGGAAAATTAGAATTACCAAAATCTATTTCAGATTTAATAGAACTAAAATTAAAACAATTAGACAAACCTATTTTAGATGTACTTAGCCAAGCCTCTGTAATTGGCAATGAATTTGGGTTTATTTTTCTACAAACCGTTACCCAATTAGATGAAGAAGAGCTTATTTATATTTTAGAAACAGCCATTAGACGTAGCCTTATCGATGAAATAGGTGGACAAACTGAAGATCGCTATATTTTCCATCATAATACTATCCAACAAATACTTTATCAAAATCTAAGTAAGCGAAGAAAACGCCAGTTACATGAAAAAGGAGCTGAAGCCCTACAAAAATGTTTTTCAGGGATGATAGAAAAAGTAACGCCACAAATTGCTTATCATTACCGTAATGCTGGAGTAGCAGAAAAAACTTTTGAATATTCTGTTCGTGCTGCTGAACAAGAAAGACAAGCAGGCTCAGCAAGTGAGCAATCCAATTATTTGGAATGGGCTAAAGACGCTTTAGCTGATATGCCAACAGATATTCATTACAGAAAATTTTTACGTCTTCTTAGCACTTATCGACTTGGGTTAGGCTCGCTAGCCTCGTTACGTGGTAGAGCAGATGTAGCCTTAAGCCATTTAGAAGAAGCCTTAATGATTAGTCAAAAAGTAGCAGAGCCACAACTACATGGAAGTGTGCTAAAAGAAATGGGTATGCTACAACTCCTCTTAACTGATTATCCTCAAGCACAAAAACATTTTACAGAAGCAATAGCAATATTTGAGCGTAGTGGCGATACAGTTCAAAGACTAGCAGCTTTATCAGGCTTTACTTTATCTAAGTCCTTTAATCCAAAAGAATTAGAAGGTGCTGCTCGTTGGCTAATGGCCGTTGCTGGCAGTTCATCACAAGCTAAAGGTTTTGCCTACACTGCTTTAGCATTAGCTGATATGCAGGTTGGCCTTCTTGGTCAAGCTATAAAACACTATCAACGCGCTCTAGAACACTTAGAAATTGCTGGTGAAACTTCTCAATACACCAGAACACTTGGTTTACTTGGCACAACTTACGCCCAATGTAGACAATTTGACTTAGCAGAAGATTGTTGTCATCGAGGTTTAGAACAATCTACTAATATTAATTTATTTGCTCAGTTAATTGCCCGTAGCACAATGATTCCTATATTTTTATATCGTAAAGAGTTTTCTTTAGCAGAAGAAACAGCCAATCAAGTCTTACAGTTAAGTAAAAAATCTAGTAATAGATTACATGTTAGTCGCGCTCATGCTGAACTAGCAGAAATATATCAGTATGTTGGAAAATTTACTGAAGCAATTACAAATTATGAACAAGCCATAGAGTTTTTTGCTTCGTTAAATTATCATTACCGTCTAGCAGAAGCTTTAGCTAAAATTAGTCTTTGTTACTTTAGCTCTAATCAAATAGACAAAGCTTTAGAAGCTTGCCGACAAGCAAGAAAAATATCTCGTGAACATCAATTTCGCTATACACTTATGATTGCTTCTAGCACAATGGGAAGATGTTTTGTTGCTCAAAATAGGGTAGCTGAAGCAAAAACTTATTTACGTGAAGCTAGACATGCATTAGAAGAAATGTCAGCTAATTTACCAGAAGATTTTGTAGATGTTTTTTTATCTGATAAATCCGATATATTGGATTTATGCAATCAATATATTAATCGATAAGTTTACTGTTATTAATCCTAAGCAATATACTTAATTATTAAGGAACGGCTTTATGTCTACATTACTAGAAACTTTAAGTAGTTATGTACCTACTTTAGTTGTAGAACAAGCCACACAAGATCCTAATTACTTTACTAAACCAACCAAAAAAAAACTTTCTTGTGTTGTGCTTTTTGCTGATATTTCTGGTTTTACAACCTTAACCGAACGTTTAGCAAAGCGTGGGCCATCTGGCGCAGAAGAACTAACAAACTTACTTAATAATTATTTAGGCAAATTAATAGACCTAATTACAAGCTATGGTGGTGATATTGTTAAATTTGCTGGAGATGCTCTATTAGTTTTATTTACAGAAGAATTTATTAAAGAAGACTTAAATAAATTAACTGAACGTGTAGCAGATTGTTGTTTAAGAGTACAAAAAGAGCTACATAATTACCAAGTAGCTAGTGATGTAGAGTTAGCTATTAAGCTAATTATCAATATAGGCGAAGTTTCTATCCAAACTTTAGGAGGTATTTTTGGGCGTTGGGAACTTTTAGTAACTGGTGATCCACTAGATCAAATAGCTTTAGCTAATTCATTAGCCAAAGCAGGCGAAATTTTACTTTCTTCTCAAGCTTGGGAACTAATTAAAGAAAAAGTGGAAGTCATTAATAAAAATGACAAGATTTTATTAGTCAATTTAAGAACTAACTCATATTTCCCTGAAATAGCCAAAGTACAACCTAAAGCTACGGCAACAACAGCAATAAGAGCTTTTATTCCTGGAGCTATTCGTAGTCGTATTGATAGCGGACAAACAGATTGGCTTGCAGAATTACGTAGAATTACAGTTTTATTTATCAACCTTCCAGATCTTAATCATGAAAGTTTAGAAAAAGCACAAGAAGCTATGTGTGCTTTACAAATTAGCTTGTATCGGTATGAAGGAAGCATTAATAAGATAAGTGTTGATGATAAAGGAGTTTCACTAGTAGCAGCAATGGGACTACCTCCATTAGCTCATGAAGATGACCCAGCAAGGGGTGTACGTGCAGCAATAGCAATGCAGGAGGAATTAAAAAAACTTGGCCTACAAAGTTCTATTGGAATTACTACAGGACAAACCTTTTGCGGTTCTGTTGGAAGTAGCGTTAGGCGGGAATATACAATTATAGGGGATACTGTAAATTTAGCTTCTAGATTAATGCAAGTTGCACAAGGAAGTATTTTAACGGATAAAACCACAGCTAAAGTAGCCTCTAATCGATTAAATTTTACACCACTAGAACCAGTTACAATAAAAGGTAAACAACAACCAATAACAATTTACCAACCTTCACTACTAACAGCTAAAAAATCAAAAACCCCCTCTAACCCTAAAACACCTATTGTAGGACGTATTAACGAAATTGCTTTCCTAAAAGAAAAATTACTTTTGTCAAAACAAACCTGTAAATGTAGTTCTATAATCATTGAAGGAGAAGCGGGAATTGGTAAATCTCGCTTAACAGAGCAGTTAATTACACAAGCACAAGAACTAGAACTTCTTACCTTAACTAGTGAAGGTGATTCAATTGAAAGCTCTACTCCCTATTTTGCTTGGCGAAATGTGGTTAATCAACTTTTTCAACTAGAAAATTTATCTGACGCGGATAAAACAGAACAACAAACTCATATTTTGCGACAATTGCCTAATGATGCTAAGACTTTACAATCTGCGCCTCTTTTAGATGTATTTTTACCCTGGGATTGGGTAGACAATGAATATACAGCAGAATTAATAGGTAAAACTCGTGCTGATGCTGTGCATGAGTTACTAATTAATCTACTAAAGCAGGCTAGCAAAAACCCTTTAATTTTAGTTATGGAAGATGCTCATTGGTTGGATTCTGGCTCTTGGGCGTTGCTGCTGCTAGTATGTCAGCAAATAGAAAATTTAATTACCGTAATAGTAACTAGACCAATTGCAGAGCCAATTCCACTTGAATATAAAGAAATACAGGTTTTGAGCAAGACAGAAAAAATAGTACTTAATAATTTATCTGTTGCTGACACTCTAAGTTTAGTTTGTCATCGCTTAGGAGTAAATTCTTTACCAAAACAAGTAGAAGATTTAATAATTGAAAAAAGTGAAGGTAATCCTTTTTTTAGCGAAGAATTAGCTTATGTAATGCGTGATCTAGGCTTTATTGAAATTATTAATGGAGAATGTCGGCTATCTAATAAATCTAATGAGCTAAAAACTACAAAGCTTCCAAACACTATACAGGGACTAATAACTAGCCGTGTAGATCGTCTTACACCTGCCCAACAACTAACAATTAAAGTAGCAAGTGTGATAGGACGAGTTTTTTCTTTCCGTACCCTTCAAGATATTTATCCAATAAATGAAGATAAAGCACGTATTGCAGAACATTTTAAGGTTTTAGAAGGTCTTGATTTAACACCTTTAGAGCGTCCTGACCCAGATTTAGCTTATATTTTTAAGCATATTATTACCCGTGATGTAGTTTATAACCTAATGTTATTTTCCCAACGCCGTCAACTACATCGAGCCGTAGCTGAATGGTATGAAAAGACTTATGCAAATGATCTAGCTCCTTATTTTTCCTATCTAGCTTATCATTGGTGTAAAGTGGTTGTAGATAGCGCAATTGATCCAAAATTAGTTTGGAAAGCTGTTGATTACCTGCAAAAGGCTGGTAATCAAGCAGTTCAACGTTATGTTAATCAAGAAGCCATTGGATTTTTTGCTGAAGCTTTAGAGCTATTAAAAACTCTTCCAAACAGCATAGAACGCACAGAACGGCAAATAGAATTACAATTAGCTATTGGTGCGCCAATTATTGCTACAAAAGGCTATGCAGCCGTAGAAGTGCTAAATGCTTACACACAAGCACAAGAACTATGTAAAAAGCTTGGCGACAAGGCTAAATTATTTCCAGCATTAAGAGGTTTATGGGCGTTTTATATTGGCCGTGCAGATTATAAAACAGCAGCAAATTTAGCTAAACAACTCCTTGAACTAGCTCAAGAAGAAAAAGACTCAGCAATTTTACTAGAAGCTCATAG
The window above is part of the Blastocatellia bacterium genome. Proteins encoded here:
- a CDS encoding M48 family metalloprotease; this encodes MRKLQKAISVIILVTLLLSSSLLAQTKIVAPKNPYKISDDVKLGQEAASEAERKLPIIRDRQLESYLVNVGQRLVEAIPPQYQQNEFRYSFKLVDAKEINAFALPGGFTYVNRGLIEVAKTEGELAGVMAHEISHVALRHGTAQAAKAQKYAIGATAGQILGAIVGGGLGSVIAGGSQLGIGAYFLKFSREYETQSDLLGAQIMAQAGYDPRDLGNMFRTIEKASGGKGGPEWLSSHPNPGNRYEAINREAELLNVRKSNRSDQEFSRVQARLRELPNATPRDNKNDNAGNNTGNNTGNNRPTSGGTINSRVALPSTRYKSYSDRSFEFKVPENWRELKDQNSVTFAPEGAYGEVSQRFIFTHGVLAGITRTNGEVNFKQASSEFIQALQQNNPNLRQQGQLQRTTVNGRRGFIANFTNVSDVTGKTESVTIITARLNNGDMFYLIPVSPQAESRNYQRAFQQIISSIQLSD
- a CDS encoding formylglycine-generating enzyme family protein → MNKQKKSNKTIKSNKKQQSKASTTSKKIVDDFLGKFIKIPPGEFSMGTENGHLDEKPVHKVIISKAFEICATEVTQAQWQMIMDNNPSSFKGAKLPVENVSWEETQQFIELINMLSPTYIYRLPTEAEWEYAAKAGSNEDYAGELERLAWYEANSGGKTHPVGRKQPNAWGLYDVHGNVQEWCQDWYDSYSGETVTDPTGPKSGSEKVIKGGGWHSLAASCRCASRVIGLPINHYFYVGLRLVRTPKEPN
- a CDS encoding SDR family oxidoreductase, translating into MNQLVKALLLASGGVLAYTLVKKYNTPSLPDYYHNKAAIVTGGANGIGKAIVSQLIGLGAQVLAVDYNQEALEILQTELPTVEILAIDLTEEDAPEQILDYARDLFGNIDILFNNAGIIVLGPFWDMSSTQIQRLIDVNLVAQIRMTRTFLDYFLAHRSGVIAYTGSLSAHVYSPSHSVYTGTKGGLNNFVAALRRELPINSGVQLTIIHPNVTVTNLADSKLFDTVKHFISLESADEVASALLNGIVSRKKEVYVRIRDEAYKWIERLAPDYVDERFRQLLAIDPTRKKSAQLKLLANETE
- a CDS encoding serine/threonine-protein kinase PknK, with product MELIPGQTLREKLNEAKLDPYEVIDIASQTAEGLGAAHNLGIIHRDVKPENLMIRPDGYVKVLDFGLAKICPGSLIDEAKGKSTLGRVGQLNTQRIMQGTVAYMSPEQVRGEDVDVRSDLFSLGIVIYEMLTGQLPFEAKTLADKMLAILRHEVIPPSHINKALTPEFDVFIAKALAKRKEDRFQNALALARALRLIEPGKSTNANTTWSLVQPIGQHAQTVAAAVENIEEDFAANQGFVGRAKELEQFQNRFQLALKGKPQLVLVTGESGMGKSVLVSQFHTQIKNNAAFLSGRFYENICGLPFVTFLDALSDFWTSSLLDNPTNLLGNIFAERTEQIEEALKKRDTVRASYMLLQMQGGAEQAMRSFEAIRRCLKALASHKPIVFFLDNLQWADDASLLAFAYLAKTLANVPILLVATIRTGELIEGSTLKTWAQQLHQRENVQVCHLIPFNLQEVGHFVSRLCPGIENTDELANALYQETDGNPYFVKEMVMLWLENGTLSKQKNGQWKFSDLEN
- a CDS encoding tetratricopeptide repeat protein, which translates into the protein MIEKVTPQIAYHYRNAGVAEKTFEYSVRAAEQERQAGSASEQSNYLEWAKDALADMPTDIHYRKFLRLLSTYRLGLGSLASLRGRADVALSHLEEALMISQKVAEPQLHGSVLKEMGMLQLLLTDYPQAQKHFTEAIAIFERSGDTVQRLAALSGFTLSKSFNPKELEGAARWLMAVAGSSSQAKGFAYTALALADMQVGLLGQAIKHYQRALEHLEIAGETSQYTRTLGLLGTTYAQCRQFDLAEDCCHRGLEQSTNINLFAQLIARSTMIPIFLYRKEFSLAEETANQVLQLSKKSSNRLHVSRAHAELAEIYQYVGKFTEAITNYEQAIEFFASLNYHYRLAEALAKISLCYFSSNQIDKALEACRQARKISREHQFRYTLMIASSTMGRCFVAQNRVAEAKTYLREARHALEEMSANLPEDFVDVFLSDKSDILDLCNQYINR
- a CDS encoding AAA family ATPase, with amino-acid sequence MSTLLETLSSYVPTLVVEQATQDPNYFTKPTKKKLSCVVLFADISGFTTLTERLAKRGPSGAEELTNLLNNYLGKLIDLITSYGGDIVKFAGDALLVLFTEEFIKEDLNKLTERVADCCLRVQKELHNYQVASDVELAIKLIINIGEVSIQTLGGIFGRWELLVTGDPLDQIALANSLAKAGEILLSSQAWELIKEKVEVINKNDKILLVNLRTNSYFPEIAKVQPKATATTAIRAFIPGAIRSRIDSGQTDWLAELRRITVLFINLPDLNHESLEKAQEAMCALQISLYRYEGSINKISVDDKGVSLVAAMGLPPLAHEDDPARGVRAAIAMQEELKKLGLQSSIGITTGQTFCGSVGSSVRREYTIIGDTVNLASRLMQVAQGSILTDKTTAKVASNRLNFTPLEPVTIKGKQQPITIYQPSLLTAKKSKTPSNPKTPIVGRINEIAFLKEKLLLSKQTCKCSSIIIEGEAGIGKSRLTEQLITQAQELELLTLTSEGDSIESSTPYFAWRNVVNQLFQLENLSDADKTEQQTHILRQLPNDAKTLQSAPLLDVFLPWDWVDNEYTAELIGKTRADAVHELLINLLKQASKNPLILVMEDAHWLDSGSWALLLLVCQQIENLITVIVTRPIAEPIPLEYKEIQVLSKTEKIVLNNLSVADTLSLVCHRLGVNSLPKQVEDLIIEKSEGNPFFSEELAYVMRDLGFIEIINGECRLSNKSNELKTTKLPNTIQGLITSRVDRLTPAQQLTIKVASVIGRVFSFRTLQDIYPINEDKARIAEHFKVLEGLDLTPLERPDPDLAYIFKHIITRDVVYNLMLFSQRRQLHRAVAEWYEKTYANDLAPYFSYLAYHWCKVVVDSAIDPKLVWKAVDYLQKAGNQAVQRYVNQEAIGFFAEALELLKTLPNSIERTERQIELQLAIGAPIIATKGYAAVEVLNAYTQAQELCKKLGDKAKLFPALRGLWAFYIGRADYKTAANLAKQLLELAQEEKDSAILLEAHRAMGNTIFWSGDLISSQHHMQEGIELYTPDKHHTLAFLYGQDPDVANRGMQAWPLSLMGYPEQAIKRGKEAISQALELSHPYSLGYALIHDCCCQQYLLRVDQALQQSEKAIKLSQEKGFPNWMLAGMVVHGWALVQKADLSGLQEIEQAVNFWRSSGSELVVPYFMTLLAECYSKTDKLSLALDTLKEAINIAEKNNDHWYDAEMYRLKGEILLLLDNDLAQAENCFLKAINIAKHQQAKLLQLRASISLAKLWQLSENKEKAQEMLKEIYSWFNEGFQMPDLQAARKILAK